The Osmia bicornis bicornis unplaced genomic scaffold, iOsmBic2.1, whole genome shotgun sequence genome has a segment encoding these proteins:
- the LOC114881410 gene encoding uncharacterized PE-PGRS family protein PE_PGRS3-like, with translation MGGGGIPVGVGGSGGGLAGVAGGACGRAAGVGRSGVGPVSPAGGAVGGAAGGAVSGAVGGRAGGGVGGAGGGRVALVGLWVALARALALAIALTRFAGVTLATRCCRWGGEGWASDPSACVGRCAAEGMVSATSSPDG, from the coding sequence ATGGGCGGCGGCGGCATCCCGGTTGGCGTCGGTGGGTCCGGTGGAGGGCTCGCCGGTGTAGCCGGTGGTGCGTGTGGCAGGGCCGCTGGGGTTGGCAGGTCAGGCGTTGGTCCGGTCAGTCCCGCCGGTGGCGCCGTTGGTGGCGCGGCTGGTGGCGCGGTCAGCGGCGCTGTTGGTGGCCGGGCTGGCGGCGGGGTCGGCGGTGCTGGTGGTGGCCGGGTGGCCCTGGTGGGCCTCTGGGTGGCCCTGGCTAGGGCCCTTGCCCTGGCCATAGCGCTGACCCGGTTTGCTGGTGTCACCCTGGCAACGCGGTGTTGTCGCTGGGGAGGCGAAGGCTGGGCCTCCGACCCTTCTGCTTGTGTCGGCCGCTGCGCGGCCGAGGGTATGGTCTCTGCCACGTCGAGCCCGGATGGCTAG